A genomic window from Silene latifolia isolate original U9 population chromosome Y, ASM4854445v1, whole genome shotgun sequence includes:
- the LOC141627656 gene encoding uncharacterized protein LOC141627656, with amino-acid sequence MVEVEIDQQFPKQIMFEDELGCETKVAVEYDWLPITCQQCKGIGNLTNACRKKIIGANRPYKHRPQRQVWRPKQPIGGVTVDPKEFPPLPGVVQNSARSIAGVVVTPTVTPAHQCPGSVFTPARIITRITRHESRVTGDHTSGFTVNYNAEMAKASSKTGPMTKVKPESLNRVAGGRVWILWKHNKLDVVLIDMDAQYIHVSVINKLDGSQFFATFVYAFNKLEDRVPLWNALIRLARCRPWVVLGDFNNVMFANERIGKIVQDEEMLPFKSTVALCDLQDIKSTGAFFTWNNKQPSETRIFSRIDRVLVNVDGVNRWSDWFAHFQPEGSFDHCPCLVSCGGECQGRRKPFKFFNMWTKVPDFQSIVLTGWNNVINGTAMFRIVKKLKLLKSDLKGLNRGLFSDIERNADVPYKLLLDCQLSLQQDKTNKELMDKERDLRQS; translated from the exons ATGGTTGAGGTAGAAATTGATCAACAATTCCCCAAGCAAATTATGTTTGAAGATGAGTTGGGATGTGAGACTAAGGTGGCAGTTGAGTATGACTGGCTTCCTATTACCTGTCAGCAGTGTAAGGGGATTGGTAATCTCACTAATGCTTGTCGCAAGAAGATTATTGGTGCTAACAGGCCTTATAAACATCGGCCTCAGAGGCAAGTTTGGAGGCCTAAACAGCCTATAGGAGGGGTGACTGTGGATCCAAAGGAGTTTCCTCCTTTACCTGGGGTTGTTCAGAATAGTGCTAGGAGCATAGCTGGGGTGGTTGTCACTCCTACTGTGACCCCTGCACATCAATGTCCAGGGTCTGTATTTACTCCTGCTAGGATTATCACACGTATAACTAGGCATGAATCTAGAGTGACTGGTGACCACACTTCAGGTTTTACAGTGAACTATAATGCTGAAATGGCCAAAGCAAGTAGTAAAACAGGTCCAATG ACTAAGGTTAAACCTGAGTCTCTAAATAGGGTTGCTG GTGGTAGAGTTTGGATTCTTTGGAAACATAATAAGTTGGATGTTGTTCTCATTGATATGGATGCACAATACATACATGTCTCTGTTATTAACAAACTGGATGGGTCTCAGTTTTTtgctacttttgtttatgcatttaATAAACTAGAGGATAGGGTGCCACTTTGGAATGCACTCATTAGGCTTGCTAGGTGTAGACCTTGGGTGGTGCTTGGTGATTTCAATAATGTTATGTTTGCTAATGAAAGAATTGGTAAAATTGTTCAGGATGAGGAGATGCTACCTTTTAAGAGTACTGTGGCTCTTTGTGACCTTCAAGATATCAAGAGTACTGGGGCATTCTTTACTTGGAACAACAAGCAGCCTAGTGAGACCAGGATTTTTAGCAGGATTGATAGGGTCTTGGTAAATGTTGATGGGGTTAATAGGTGGTCTGATTGGTTTGCTCACTTTCAGCCTGAGGGATCCTTTGATCATTGCCCTTGCCTTGTCTCTTGTGGGGGTGAATGTCAAGGGAGGAGGAAACCTTTCAAATTTTTTAATATGTGGACTAAAGTGCCAGATTTTCAGAGTATAGTCTTGACTGGGTGGAATAATGTTATCAATGGTACTGCTATGTTCAGAATTGTGAAAAAGTTGAAGTTGCTGAAATCTGATCTCAAAGGGTTAAATAGGGGGTTGTTCTCTGACATTGAAAGGAATGCTGATGTTCCCTATAAGCTCCTCTTAGATTGCCAGTTGTCTCTTCAACAGGACAAAACTAATAAAGAACTTATGGATAAGGAAAGAGATCTGAGACAATCCTAA